GTGACCCCACCACCCGCGCAAAGGACGTTGCCGTGATCCGCACCCGTCTTCCGCTAGTCATGCTGCTGGCCGCCGCCACCACCGCCTCCGCCGGCACCCTCCACGGCATCCAGCCCGACGACCTCAACCGCAACGGCGACCCCTGCGTCGACTTCTACGACTACGCCAACGGCGCCTGGCGCAAGCAGAACCCCATCCCCGCCTACATGGACCGCTGGAGCCGCCGCTGGCAATCCGGCGAGGTCAACAAGGAACACGTGCGCGACATCCTCACCGAACTGTCCGCCCGCAGCGACTGGCCGCAGGGCAGTGCAGGGCAGCTGGCCGGCGACTTCTACGCCGCCTGCATGGACGAATCGCGCATCGATGCCCTGGGCAGCCAACCCGTGCAACCCTGGCTGGCCGACATCGCCGCCGTCCACGATCAGGCCAGCCTGCAACGCATGATCGGCCGCCTGCACGACGTGGGCATCGCCGTGCCCTTCGGCCTGTACGCCGGCGAGGACCAGCACGAACCCTCGCGCACCATCGCCCACCTGTACGCCGCCGGCCTGGGCCTGCCCGACCGCGACTACTACTTCAAACCCGAACCGCGCTTCGCCGACGCCCGCACCCAGTACCTGGCCCACGTGGCCAAGATGTTCGAACTGGCCGGCACGCCCGCCGCCGAAGCCAAGGCCAAGGCGCAAACCGTCTTCGACTTCGAAAAGCGCCTGGCCCAGGCCTCGCTGGACAACGTGCAACTGCGCGACCCCAAGCAGCAGGACCACCCCATGGCCTTCACCGGCCTGGCCAAGCTCAGCCCCAGCTTCGACTGGGCCGCCTACTTCAGCGCCGCCGGCGTGCCGCGCGTGGACCTCAACGTCACCCAGCCCGCCTTCCTGCAGCAGTTCGAAAAAGAACTGGCCACCACCCCGCTGCCGCAGTGGCAGGCCTACCTGCAGTGGCACGTGCTCAACACCGCCGCCGACTCGCTGTCCACGCCCTTCGTCGAACAGAACTTCGCCTTCAACCGCACCCTCACCGGCGCCACCGAAATCAAACCGCGCTGGAAGCGCTGCGCCGAACTCACCGACGCCCAACTGGGCGAGGCCCTGGGCCAGAAATACGTGGAAAAGTACTTCCCGCCCGCGGCCAAGGCGCGCATGCAGGACATGGTCAAGAACATCCTGCTGGCCATGGACGACACCATCCGCGAACTGGACTGGATGGACGAGGCCACCAAGCAAAAAGCCCTGGAAAAGCGCGCCACCTTCGTCCCCAAGCTCGGCTACCCCGACAAGTTCAAGGACTACAAAGGCGTGGTCGTGAGCCGCGACTCCGCCTGGAACAACCTGGTCGCCGCCTCGCGCTGGAACGTGGCCGACGCCCGCCGCCAGGTCGGCAAGCCCACCGACCGCAGCCGCTGGGGCATGACCCCGCCCACCTCCAACGCCTACTACAACCCGCTGCAGAACGAGATCGTCTTCCCCGCCGGCATCCTGCAAGCCCCGGCCTTCGACTTGAACGCCACCGACGCCGTCAACTACGGCGCCATCGGCGTGGTCATCGGCCACGAAATCAGCCACGGCTTCGACGACCAGGGCGCCCAGTTCGACGCCCAGGGCCGCCTGGCCAACTGGTGGACCCCGGAAGACGGCAAGCAATTCGCCGCCAAGGGCCAATGCGTGGTCGACCAGTTCGAGGGCTACTTCATCGAACCTGGCGTGCACCACAACGGCAAGCTCGTGCTCGGCGAATCCATCGGCGACCTGGCCGGCGCCAAGCTCGCCTACCGCGGTTACCTGAAATCGCGCGAAGGCAAAGGCCCCGAACCCACCCTGGACGGCTTCACCCCCGAACAACAGTTCTTCATCGCCTGGGGCCAATGGCGCGGCGACGAAACCCGCATCGAAACCCAGCGCAGCATGATCCAGGGCGACCCACACCCCATCGCCAAGTACCGCGTCAACGGCCCGCTCTCGAACCTGCCCGCGTTCCAGCAGGCGTTCCAGTGCAAAGCCGGCGCGCCGATGGTGCGGGCGGAGAAAGATCGCTGCGAGGTCTGGTAAAGCCAGCGGCGCGTAGGCAGGGCAGGCACCCGGCCCTACGACGCACCTGCCCCTGTAGGAGCGGCGTGAGCCGCGATCCCCTCCCCATCCGCCACGCTGGCCGCCACCCCTGCGCAGGGGTGGCAGACCGCCCACCCCAAAATTTGATCTGCCGCACATTTCGGAGCAGCATGCGGCCCTAGGGGTAACACCAGCACGCCATCGCGACCAGGCCTCACCGGGCCTGGCGAACGCACCGTCATCGAATCTAGGGAGGGGGTCGATGCTCTTGGGCACTATCGGTCGGGCCGCACCGCCCGCCACGCGTTCGGCCATCGGCCTCGCGGCCTCCACTTGCCGCACGCGCCCCGCACTCCCTTCGCCTCCGCGCCCCGCCGAACACGGCGGATGGGCGCTCCGCGCCGTTGCCGTCCATGCCTATCGCATCGGCCCGCGCCTCGTTTCCGCCAACACCTCGCCAAGCCCGGCCACCTCGCGCCCTGGGCCCAACGCCACCCTTTAACGCCACTCACTCATAGGACGTTCCATGCCGATCACCCTGCGCAACACCACCCAGTACATCGCCCAGTTCGTGGTGCGCAAAGGCGGCCAGGTCATCGCCCGCCTGCCCGGCATTGAGCCCAACGCGCAGATGGTGGTGCCCACCGAAGGCACCTACCAGGTCACCGCCATGACCATCATCGACGGCAACACCTACACCTCCGCCCCGATGGACGTGACCGGCGCCGTCAGCTTCCTGGCCCAGGTGCTGCAAGTGCGCGAGCAAGGCACCTACGAGTTCGACGTAGTGCAGGGCTACAGCACCCGCCCCGACCAGATGCAGTTCCAAAAGACCACCCTGGCCCCGGTCACCTTCACCATCGACAAGGACGGCGTGCCCATGCAGGCCGTGGTGGTGCCCGACAGCTTCACCATGCAGACGCTGGATATCAGCGACACGTTCTATGTCTATGCGGTCGTGAACGGGGTGACTACCGCTACGGTCAGTACGACCAATCTCAATGCGCAGGTGACGGCGACCAGCGATACCAGCACATTGGAGCAGGGCTACTTCACGCTTGAGATCGGTTGAGGCGGTGCGGGCGCGGCAGGCGGCGGGTAACGCTGCCTGCCGACGCCGCATTCACCGCACGGGACACCTCATGAGTTAACTGACGCTATCTCAATGTGAGTCGCGTGTTTGGGTGCGGATTTCCATGCAAGGCAATTAGTCTTTGATCGAATTTAAATGGGCGCTTCATCATACAAGGGGGGTGTATGGTCATTCGAGTAGATGACGCAGCAGGTGACAAGACTGGGTACGTGGCTATTGGGGCTGCTGCCATGCTCAGTGCTTTTGGTTGGTTCGCCGTTGATCGTTGGCTTCCTGCAGGGGGCGACGGTTCCGCAGTTATTGTGGCAATCCTCAGAACTTTATTCACGCTCCTGCCGGCAATGGCAGGATTCATGATAGCGAATCGTAGGCAGCGGAAAACGCATAGGGCCATTGCAGCCAAGTTGGAGAATCTTCGTGGAAGCATGGTCGAACTTCAAAGAATCAGAGGTATAGAGCATGAGCTCCATACTATTGACCGCCTAGCTAAAGTAGCTCGTGAGGCGGTAAAAAATACCGCGTCTAGCGCAAAAGAACTGTTCAGTGCAATCGAGGTGGTTGATGATCCGCGAGTCAAAGAGCGGCTTGTCGAAAGATACCGATCTCACACCAACAATGTTGTGACAGTCTTGTCAGCCGTTAGCGAGCAAATGGAGGAAAGTGGTAGGTCAATTCATCGCGAACTATCTGCCGAGGACGCAGTTCACATTCTCGAACGCGAGAGAAACAATGCCAATCGCGGCCTGGATTATGCTCGTGAAATCATGGAGCAGCGCGGTATTGCTGACGGAGTTAAGAAATTGATTTTTGCAGCAGAGCAGGCGTCTTTGCAGTTGGAGTTGTCGTCTCTAAAGGCCATTGCGCATGACGAGGAGAGTCAGAATGGCTAAAAGCGACTTCACTAAAACAGGTATTCAGGTAGAGCGGGAAATTCTCGATTTGATCGACTCGGTAGACCGCTCGCTAGATTCTTCCAGTGGCGAATCGGAGAGGAAAGGTCAGTTGGTTTTAACGGCTTTTCTATCTGTGGTTGTATTCTTGAGTGTTTTGGCATTCGAGCATTTAGTGGGTGCCAAGAAAAAGCATGTGGATACCGTGATTGCTGATTCGCAACCGGTAGGAAAGGTTCTAAATGTTAGTGATCTAAGTTTGACCGCGTCTTACTTGGCGAGAATTGAAACAAACGCGGCAGCGGTTCTAGAGACTAAGAATCGGGTTGCTCCATCCATGCTGGTCGATGGGCAAATTGGGGCGATCAAAGACTCGGTTTCAGACGTCAGGCACATACTGGGCATACGAAATCCACCTGCGAGTGACAGTAGAGGTAGCCAGCAATAGTTGGTGACTCCGTGTTTCTTGACTTCCACACGCGGCGCGACTTAGGGCGCCCGCTCAAATCTTGTCGTAACAGTTGAATAGTGTATTTGAATTAATTGAATCATTGAGGAATTGCATCGTGGCTAATATAATCGAAGTGCCTGCTATACAGGTTGATCAATGGAATAGAGAGTTCTTCCTGACCGTCCTAAAGGCTAGAGACCTTGTTGGCATTTCTTATGTTGCGATACGCGGGCAGTCTGACGAGGAGGGGGCGGTACAGCGAATCTTCAACCGCGAACGCCTTGCTAGTTTGCGAAGGTACGCACTGCACAAAGGCGCATATCCAAGCTCGATCGTACTTAATTGGACGGCAGGTGCCGCTCCCGTGTTTGATGAAGGACTCCTTTCCGTTCCAGTCGAGTCGCGAAGCGCGCAGATTATTGATGGTCAGCATCGCGTCGAAGGGCTGAGGGCGGCTATCGAAGAGAGCAATCATATTGGTGACACTGAAATTCCTGTCAGTATTTATATGAATCTTGATACAAGGGAGTGCGCCGATCTGTTTCTGTCGATCAATACGGAGCAGAAGCCTGTTCCCCGCAGCTTGGTTTTTGATCTTTATGGCATTGCAAGTGAGGGATTTGTCGATCCTGCCGCGGTGCGCGCGCGCGACATTGCAATGCATCTCAATGACTCAGAGGGATCTCCCTACTTTAAAAATATCAAGCTTCCCAATCAGCCAATTCGGAAGGGTGGAGTGGCACTATCAACGGCGGTTGCCGCGCTGAAGCCATTGGTTGAGTCTAAGGGGATATTTGAGCAGATTGATGCTTCTGAGCTGGAAGTTCAAAAGAAGATTGTTGAAAACTTCTTCGTCGTTCTCAGGGAGAAGTATGGTGATCGCTGGGAAGATAAAAGTAATGCCTTCATGTTTGCAGCAGGCTTCACAGGTGGAATTGATTTCCTGAAATTAAAGCTAATACCAATTTGTAACAATATGAGTCCTAAGGATTTTTCAATCGGTTTCATTTCGACACTAATTGATCTTCCTAAGGAGAGTTTAGTAAGACAGGATGAAATTAAGGGTGTCGGTGGTAAAGATGCGCCGAAAAGAGTATTTGATCGATTGGTAGATGCGTTCAAGCCGCAGCAGCAGATTTCGACTTCTTTCAAGCTGTAGCCATGCGACAGCACGCGCCTTTATTAATCAGGTCATTTGTCTCGATGCCAGATAATCCTGCGGCCATTAAGGGTTTGGTGTTGACATCGACTCAGGCCGCCAGCTTATCTGCGGCGCTTGAAGAGGACGCAAAAGGAGCCATCTATTCTGCAGTTGTTTCTTTTGCTGATGCTGTATCAGGTTTGCAGAAAGGGTATTTCAGTTGGGCTACCGTTAAATTATATTATGTGTGTTTTTATTTGGCGAAAGCAGCAATTGCTCGAAGAGGGTATTGTGTTTTTTATGTTGGGAAAAGCCCATTCTGTCTGGATGCCACTCCAGGCGCTTCGCCGCAGTCTCGAAGCGGGAATTCACACACGGTGGTTACGAGCTTGTATAAGCATGAAGTGACTGTTGGCGTCCTTAATTCTCAGCCGATAGATGGTGCGCACGCTTTTGACTGGTTAACCTGTAGGAGAGAAGACGTAAATTATAGGGATGTTAGGTTTTCTGATCCTGAGGTTCCGGAGTGGTTTGCGAACGTTGATGCATATGGAGTGCGTAGAATTGTTGGGGATTATTTGTCTGACCCAACTTTGTATGCTTTCGATGCTGCACATGCCATGATCGCTCTGCCGTTAGAGGTGCTGCGCCAAGAGTCGCAATCTCAACTTAAATTTCCAGGTCTTGGTTTGGCTGAAGTCGAAGTCGAAGTTTTGAGGCGGCTCTTTACAGATAAGAGGGGCCCGATTCATCACTTTTCCTTTATCGGTGCGGCATGATTCGTGGTTTTTTCGCGGAAACATGGTTCAGAATGCGCTTCCAGATCATACTAGGGCCGCTTTGCGCTTTCATCGGTGTGCCGCCGGCTAATGGGGAAGGGAAAGTCCACCTTGACCCGGTTTTCAATACGAAATCAGGTGCCCACTTATGAAACATGGCAAGGTGAAGCGCGACCAGAGAGATTGCTGGCTTCATAGGTCAGGCAACCACGATTCGAATCAATGAAGATTTTCCGGACCAGCGTTGCGTGTGACCCGCCCCGGTACCAGTTTTGACGAGACTCAGCGGGCAGTGACTCAGGACGCCTAATGCAGAGTGACGCGGAGACGCTCGAGGGTGCTATGCGTTGGCTTAACGAAATTCGTAGCGTGTCGTATCACGGCGAGTTGATGATTATTTAACAACCGAAGAGGGCAAGTCGATGAGTTCGTCGTCGAGCAAGGAATTAGTATGAGCCATTCCTAATTCACATAGACGACCGACAGCCGGACCGTTTGTTAATTTGTGAGGCCATGTCCATGACGCAGAATGTTTTCATCGATGCGAACAAAATTATTCAATTTGGGCATGCGTTCGACAGCGCGGAAGCCAGCACGCTACGCGATCTAATTGAGGTCGATATTCTTCGTGTGGTGACGACCGATTTGACGATAAGTGAAGTGGCTAAGCGCTTTGCTAAGGTCGAGATGGATAAGCTTCAGGATATCTGCAGGCCGGATCTGCGGGTTCGTGCTAAGAGGTATTTAGATTTAGATATACCAGAGATCGATCGGGATGAGCTGCGAGGGCGCATATTTGAAGAGCATCACGGCCGTGTCGTCCGTTTCTTGCGAGAAGAGCTCAGGGCGCTTGTTCTTAATATAGATTCAGTTTCGCCGTCGCAGATACTTGACGACTATACTCATGGGAGAGGAATGTTTTCTCTGTCAAGTAAGAAAGATCAGTTTCCGGATGCGTTTATCCTCGCCGCGTTGTTGGAGGGTGTGAGCGAGATAAATAGTCTAATTATTCTGTCCGGCGATCATGACTTTCTACCCGCTGTATCTAATGTTGCGCATGTCAAGTTAGTCGAGAACTTTGAGAGGCTATTGGAGGTGCTTGGAGTTGCTCCGGCTGGTGACGAAGCCCTTGATTTGCTGGATCGATTCGAGGCGGAATTCAATGATTCAGTGGGCGAGGCGTTGCAGGACTACATCATCTACTCAGAAGACGTAGAAGATGGCGAGTTGGAAGTGCAGAGCGTCCGTGATGCGACGCTAGACAGGATTAGGGTGTATACATCAAAGAAATCCAAAGGGACATATCTCGTATACGCTAGGGTTAGCTGCAAGGCTGAGGTTTCATTCAATCATCCCGACTGGGAGTCGGCGATCTACGATAGCGAGGATAAAGTTTTATTTCCGTTTGAGACGGTAGAGGGCGAGAAGGAAGTCGATATAGATGACGTCCCTTTTAGCTTTGTATTTGAATACGATCGTGAATCTGACGAGGCGACGATTAGTAATGCCACTGTTCTAGGGGGGGCTTATGTATCGGCGACCTTATATCCGCCCGACTGGTACTAGTAGCTGGGAGGGCGGGTAGGTCTACTCATTCGTGAGCCTCTATTCTTGTTGTCTTAGTCAGCTTGAGTTAGATCAGAGCCTGGATTCGAAGCGCTTCACGAATGCTGTAAGCGAGGTATCGCAGACATTGCAGTACTCGCGAAGTTGGATCAGATCGACTCTTTGGCTGCCGCCTTCGACCTTGCTCACGAAAGACTGCGGCTTGCCCAAAGCCTCTGCGCACGCTGCTTGCGTGAGTCCAGCCGCAATGCGCATCTCGCGCATCATTTTGGTGAGCAGTTCGTTCTCTTTCTTGTATAGCGTGCTCGTAGGCATGCGTGTGGCATCCAAAGACCCACACCGAAGCTATATCCCTATTGCGAATATTCAAAAATCGAATATAATGATCTTGTCGCAGTCTCGCGACTAGAAGGGGATACCCATGCAGAACGGACTCAGCTCTGCGGCAACCACGCTCGACAACTACGTGTTGCCCGCCACCGCCCACCAAGCCCTAACCCAAACCCGCGACCACCTACGCCTGCTCGCCCAGTTGACCGAGCCGCAGGACGAAAACGCGCCCGATCAGCTGTCGATCTCGGCCGAGGCGCTGGCGTATTGCTTCGACCGCTTGGCCGACGATCTGGAGCGCATCGCGGACGCAGCCAGCCCATCAACGGACTAGGGCGTCGTCAGCCAGCGTCGTGTAGGTGCGATCCTGCTTAGATCCGGCTGCGCATCAGCGGGTTTCGGCCTGCAATCCTGCCCTGAGCGTCGCCCGGCCGGGGCCCCGCGGCCGCTCCCAGCCCCTCCCCACGTCCACCCCAACAAGCGCCGCACTAAACCCAAGCCACACGCGGCACACTAGGCCAACGCCAGGGAGGGGCAGGCCATGAACGCCAAGCATCAAGCGCTGTGGGCTTTAGTACTCGCAGCCGCCTTAGCCGGCTGCCAAACCACCGCAACCCGCTCCACCGACCCGGCCACGCAACCCCCGCCGGACCCCTCGGCCCAGGAAGCCCGCGACGCCCTGCTCGAACGCCCCCGCCACAGCGACGGCGCCACCGCACTAGAACCCCCAAGCCCCAACGCCCGCCTAAAACGCGACCGCCTGGCCGAGGCCGACTTCGAACGGGCCACCGCCGGCGCCGACGCGCTCGCCCGCGCCGCGCCCTTCGCCCCGCGCGCCCTGCGCCCCAAGGAAATGGCCGTCCACGCCATCGACGTAGGCCAGGGCGATGCCTTCCTGCTGGAGTTCGCCTGCGGCGCGGCCCTGGTGGACACCGGGCTGCAACGCGGCCAAGCCTCGCGCGACCGGCTGGTGGCCTATGTGGACCGCTTCTTCGACCAGCGCCGGCCCGATTTGCACCGCACCCTGCAGCTGGCGGTGATCAGCCACAGCCACGCCGACCACGCCGACGGCGTGCCGTTCCTGTTCGGCGGCGACCGGCCAGACCCGCTGGCGGTGCGCAATTACCTCGACAGCGGCTACGACAGCGGCGGCGGCGCGCCCGATCAAGTGTTCCTGCGCGATCACGCCCAGCGTTACGAGGCCATCCGCATGGAAGACATCCTGTGGCTGGAAGGCGCCACCAGCGCCGTCATCGACCCGCTGCCGGCCTGCGCCGACGGCGTGAACCCGCAGCTGCGCGTGCTGTGGGGCGGGCTGCCCGGCGATGCGCCCAGCCAGTTCAGCAACCCCAACCACCACTCGGTGGTGCTGCGCGTGGATTACGGCGAAGCCTCGTTCCTGTTCACCGGCGACCTGCAAAGCCGCCAGGGCGCGCTGGACGGCGGCGGCCTGGGCTGGATGCTCGACGACTACGAACGCGACCCCGGCGTGTTCGACGTGGACGCGCTGAAGGTGTCGCACCACGGCGCCGAGAACGGCACCAACGACCGCCTGCTGGCCGCCACCACGCCCTGCCTAGCCTTCATGGGCGTGGGCTCGCCCGACGATCGCGGCAGCGGCACCGCGCACGACCACGGCCACCCCAACCGCAACACCCTCGACCGCCTGATCGGCGCGGTGTCCGGCACCCGCCCGCGCCGCGACGTGTGGGCCTTCGACGGCGCCGACACCGAGCCGCGCAAACGCCAACTCACCAAGGCGCTGTTCGGCACCGCCTGGGACGGCCACTACGTGATCTACGCCAGCGCCGCCGGCCACTGGCGCGTGCTGACCGAACGCGGCGAATCCGTACCCGTGCAATGCCGCTGATGCCGCCCATGCGCGGCGCGCCGCACTGCGCGCAGCGCCCGCGCGCGGGGCAGGGCAGCGCCTAACGCTGCGGCGTTTGCGTGCCGCGCGCAGGCGTGCGCCGCACGCGCCGCGCACACGCCACCGCACTCGCGCGCCACCGCTGCGGGCCGCGGCGCGCACGCGTTTTAACCCAAGACAATTCCGACACCGCCACGCGGCATTTCCCGACTGCGCCGCACGCGCGTTCCCGAAACCATGCGCTGCCGCCGCACCCGCGGCGCGCCATCGTCCACACGAGGAACCGCCCCATGTCGCAAGGAATGATTTCGCTCGACCTCAGCAACGAACAACTGGAGCAGGCCCAGACCGCGCTGAACCAATTGGAAGCCACCCTGTCGGCCCTGATCGCCCTGGACGTCGACGACCGCCGCCGCTTGAACAAGATGGGCCCCAAATCCGAGTACTTCTGCCGCCAGGCCCTGACCGCGCTGGAGCAAAACCCGCAGATCGTCCCGCCCAGCCTGAACCTGCCCGGCGCCCAGGCCGACCTGCGCGCCCTGGACCGCCTGCGCCCGCTGCTGGACCGCCTGCAACGCCTGTCCGAACGCGCCGCCGACACCGAAATGGCCCTGGGCTCGGACCTGATGAACTTCGCCCTGGAGGCCTACGGCCTGCTCAAGGTGTCCGGCAAGAACCAGGGCCTGGACGGCCTGCGCAAGGACCTGTCCGCGCGCTGGACCAAACCCCGCCGCGACCCCGTCACCCCGCCGGCCTGACCTTGGCTGCCACCCGCCGTCAGGCGGGCCGCACCGCGCGCCGCCGCAGCCTTGCGGCGGCGCGTTTGGGCGGTGACGGGCGATAGGAGTAGGGCGGGGCCGTTGGAGCTTACGGCCGCACGGCGTACCTACCCGACAGGCCTTTCATAGCTGTCCGATACCGCCTGAAACCCATCGCCAAGCCGCGCCAAGCTTCCGTCAGCCGTCATCGGCCTGCGCGTAAGCCGTTCCCGCGCTCGGTCAGCCTTATTCGTCTTTCGCTCAGCCGTTTTTCGCCTTCCGCCAGCCCGCCAACGGCTACGTTCAAGCGCTCCCAGCCTGGCGCCAGCCGTTTCCCGCTCACGCACAGCCGTCTTTTTGCTTCGCTTGAGCGTTGCGTTGCTTCACTCAGCGGTCGCAAGCCTTCCGTGAGGCATGCGAGGCTGCCGCGCAAGGATCCGAGGCCTTGCTGAATGTCTTTTTTACTCATCCTGCGTGTCTCAACGGCCGGCCGACGCAGGCGCTCCACCGATTACGCCGCGGAGGGTGTGCCTCAACTAGGTTCAGGGGCGCGGGAGATGCGCGGGCGGGGACAGGTCCTCATCCTCGTCCACCCAAATTATGTTGGGTTCTCCGCTTTGCACGGCGATCTCCGCTTTGCGCAGCAGCTGATCTATCTGGCGTCCGTTGTCGGCATCGGACAGCACGGACATCAGTCCGGCCTCCAGCGACCGTTTGTCGCGGCAGGTCAATTCTTTGCCCGAGAACTTGAGGCTCACAGGAAAGCCCTCCTGGGCCTCTTTCCACTCGCAAAGCGCCAACTGGCCGTTCGGCACTCCTGCAACGGTCAACACTAGGGCGTCGTAAGGAATTTCAGCGGCGGCCTTTCTAATGCTGGCGCTCATGAGCAGGCTGGCGGTCGCGCCCAACCCAATCGCTTCCAGAGGGGCCGGCAGTATGCGTTTGGTGGCCGTCGCCTTAGACAGGCGCAGCCGCTGTCCGGTGGCTTCCGACAGCTGCTTGCTGGCCTCATGGATGACCAGATTGATCGCAAGGAAGTTGGCGTCGGCTTTTTTGGCGGCAGCCACGCCTGCGTTGAGCGCTTTCAAATAATCGGCCATGGTCAGATTCGCTCCAGCGTCGAATAGATCGGCAAGTGGTCAAAGAGGGTCTGGGATTTGGTGAGCTTTCCAGGGAATGTCGGTTTAGGGGTGTAGTCATAAACCTGCCGGGAAATGTTCGCCACGCCCGTATCTTCCTCCCGCAGGTGCCACGGGCCCTCGCCGACGAATTCCGACGAGAACATCATTTGATCGAACAGCCACCAGCTTTGCTGTGGCTCATGGCTGGCAGCGTACTGAAACGTACCGTGAAGCGCGTGATTGGTGCTGCTGGCGTCGTACGGTTGGCCCGTCAAATGCCGCCAGAACGGGTTGTAAAAGTAGTCTTTGCGCTTGGACGCAAAGGCGTGATCGCGTGTGGCGCATAGCACATTGAACAGATTGGTGTCGTAGGGCTCGTCGTTGTAGTCGCCCATAAGCACGAAACGGCCCCAGCCTTCTTGGCGCTTCTGTTCCACGAGATCTCGCAGCGCAGTGGACATCTCAATTCGGGAAACATGGTCCTTGGCCCGCTGCATGCGGCTGGGCCAATGCGAGGCGACGATCGAGATCTTCTCTCCGTTTTGCAGCAACACCGCCTGGATCGCAAAGCCGACCTTGATTTTGCTTTTGGAGCGCATATCGAACGCGGCGAGCTTGCTCGTCAGATCGAATGCCAGCGTGTCGATTTTGTAGAG
The sequence above is a segment of the Lysobacter silvisoli genome. Coding sequences within it:
- a CDS encoding M13 family metallopeptidase, giving the protein MIRTRLPLVMLLAAATTASAGTLHGIQPDDLNRNGDPCVDFYDYANGAWRKQNPIPAYMDRWSRRWQSGEVNKEHVRDILTELSARSDWPQGSAGQLAGDFYAACMDESRIDALGSQPVQPWLADIAAVHDQASLQRMIGRLHDVGIAVPFGLYAGEDQHEPSRTIAHLYAAGLGLPDRDYYFKPEPRFADARTQYLAHVAKMFELAGTPAAEAKAKAQTVFDFEKRLAQASLDNVQLRDPKQQDHPMAFTGLAKLSPSFDWAAYFSAAGVPRVDLNVTQPAFLQQFEKELATTPLPQWQAYLQWHVLNTAADSLSTPFVEQNFAFNRTLTGATEIKPRWKRCAELTDAQLGEALGQKYVEKYFPPAAKARMQDMVKNILLAMDDTIRELDWMDEATKQKALEKRATFVPKLGYPDKFKDYKGVVVSRDSAWNNLVAASRWNVADARRQVGKPTDRSRWGMTPPTSNAYYNPLQNEIVFPAGILQAPAFDLNATDAVNYGAIGVVIGHEISHGFDDQGAQFDAQGRLANWWTPEDGKQFAAKGQCVVDQFEGYFIEPGVHHNGKLVLGESIGDLAGAKLAYRGYLKSREGKGPEPTLDGFTPEQQFFIAWGQWRGDETRIETQRSMIQGDPHPIAKYRVNGPLSNLPAFQQAFQCKAGAPMVRAEKDRCEVW
- a CDS encoding DGQHR domain-containing protein; translation: MANIIEVPAIQVDQWNREFFLTVLKARDLVGISYVAIRGQSDEEGAVQRIFNRERLASLRRYALHKGAYPSSIVLNWTAGAAPVFDEGLLSVPVESRSAQIIDGQHRVEGLRAAIEESNHIGDTEIPVSIYMNLDTRECADLFLSINTEQKPVPRSLVFDLYGIASEGFVDPAAVRARDIAMHLNDSEGSPYFKNIKLPNQPIRKGGVALSTAVAALKPLVESKGIFEQIDASELEVQKKIVENFFVVLREKYGDRWEDKSNAFMFAAGFTGGIDFLKLKLIPICNNMSPKDFSIGFISTLIDLPKESLVRQDEIKGVGGKDAPKRVFDRLVDAFKPQQQISTSFKL
- a CDS encoding PIN domain-containing protein, which translates into the protein MTQNVFIDANKIIQFGHAFDSAEASTLRDLIEVDILRVVTTDLTISEVAKRFAKVEMDKLQDICRPDLRVRAKRYLDLDIPEIDRDELRGRIFEEHHGRVVRFLREELRALVLNIDSVSPSQILDDYTHGRGMFSLSSKKDQFPDAFILAALLEGVSEINSLIILSGDHDFLPAVSNVAHVKLVENFERLLEVLGVAPAGDEALDLLDRFEAEFNDSVGEALQDYIIYSEDVEDGELEVQSVRDATLDRIRVYTSKKSKGTYLVYARVSCKAEVSFNHPDWESAIYDSEDKVLFPFETVEGEKEVDIDDVPFSFVFEYDRESDEATISNATVLGGAYVSATLYPPDWY
- a CDS encoding helix-turn-helix domain-containing protein, producing the protein MPTSTLYKKENELLTKMMREMRIAAGLTQAACAEALGKPQSFVSKVEGGSQRVDLIQLREYCNVCDTSLTAFVKRFESRL
- a CDS encoding XAC0095 family protein, with the protein product MQNGLSSAATTLDNYVLPATAHQALTQTRDHLRLLAQLTEPQDENAPDQLSISAEALAYCFDRLADDLERIADAASPSTD
- a CDS encoding ComEC/Rec2 family competence protein; this encodes MNAKHQALWALVLAAALAGCQTTATRSTDPATQPPPDPSAQEARDALLERPRHSDGATALEPPSPNARLKRDRLAEADFERATAGADALARAAPFAPRALRPKEMAVHAIDVGQGDAFLLEFACGAALVDTGLQRGQASRDRLVAYVDRFFDQRRPDLHRTLQLAVISHSHADHADGVPFLFGGDRPDPLAVRNYLDSGYDSGGGAPDQVFLRDHAQRYEAIRMEDILWLEGATSAVIDPLPACADGVNPQLRVLWGGLPGDAPSQFSNPNHHSVVLRVDYGEASFLFTGDLQSRQGALDGGGLGWMLDDYERDPGVFDVDALKVSHHGAENGTNDRLLAATTPCLAFMGVGSPDDRGSGTAHDHGHPNRNTLDRLIGAVSGTRPRRDVWAFDGADTEPRKRQLTKALFGTAWDGHYVIYASAAGHWRVLTERGESVPVQCR
- a CDS encoding endonuclease/exonuclease/phosphatase family protein, producing the protein MELRLMWWNAGLSPGKGPKASGDKQQAALAVVNGLIQTHRADLFGLCEVSEADIVRLSNEFGPKGFGIVPIQDKDGQAQFDMCLLYKIDTLAFDLTSKLAAFDMRSKSKIKVGFAIQAVLLQNGEKISIVASHWPSRMQRAKDHVSRIEMSTALRDLVEQKRQEGWGRFVLMGDYNDEPYDTNLFNVLCATRDHAFASKRKDYFYNPFWRHLTGQPYDASSTNHALHGTFQYAASHEPQQSWWLFDQMMFSSEFVGEGPWHLREEDTGVANISRQVYDYTPKPTFPGKLTKSQTLFDHLPIYSTLERI